TGTGAATCCCAATAAAGGGTTctcataaattattatcaattattgtttttttttttcccattccaGAACTGGCAGCTTCAAATTCAGTTCAGATTTCGAACACCACCGCGACTGGATTGAAAATTGACTGTTTCGGACTCTTACTGGTTGAGTCTCAATTCCAAACATTACCCACGAAAGTCGATCACGTGGGAGAATTCTAAATATTGTGTTTGCACATTCTCGGACCATCTTGATCAAAGCTATTGTAGAAGTTTCAAtgttaaaaacatgtttgattatgttttgacagaaaaatgaaaaaaaaaaacacagttcatcatttaaaaaaaaaaaaaaaacaatttttggaaaatttaagttctatttgataattattttcataaacagttttttattctaaaaaaaaaaaaaaacatgttggacaatttaaaaaaaaaatgtttagaaaacatcttttaattatttttatttttttaagttgttttaaaaaataattatataaatgtgaagaatgattaaaaataaaatattttatattcttaaatatatttttattatataaaatattataaaattatttttaaaaattattttcaaaaataattacagAACATGgctttattataaaaacatgattttttttataatatattttaattatttttactcatttttcaaatattatacaaaaaataaaacacaataaataaaagttatttaaaaaaaattattttgaaacattggaaatgaaatgggagctcatttatattaaaaaaaaaatatttaaaaacaatgaaagtGAGCTGAGAACATTTATACTTTTATtctggaaaatattaaaaaaattattcttaaaaattgttttggaaatagttttcaaagaattaaataagaaggaaaaggaaaaacctTTAAATAAAACCATGATGCAGAAGATTTCTGTGatttttaatttgtgaaattggTGTTCACAACATTCCCCAATGCTTGCTGTGGTGAACTCTGGGCCACTTAGGGTTGTGTTTGGCtggttgaaaatttattattcattcaATACTTACACAGTAAATTTGTATTTTGATAGGTATGCAATAAATCAGGGTTGGGACTTGAGATAAATGCATTTGAATTGATGCTTTGCTTGTTTGATTCGTTCTTTTCCCTTTCTGGAATAGTGGTGAAGCCTTTatgattttgatataatttCTTGTCTTTTTATGTCAAAACGCTCCAAACAAGCCCCCCCAATCACACTCAACCTATCCATCCACACAACTATTCATTGTTTCTCAAATCACATTAtgcttgaaaattatgaaaaatatattttcctttttaaaaaaataataataataaaaataaatgatgaacTGAGATGGGTGGTTGCTAGTTAAAGGAGATTATGAGAGGCTCATAAAAGCCCCAAGAGCCCACAAGTCAGATGAGTAAGATCCTTAATGAACAACTGTGGTTTCAGATGGGATCATCCTCAGATACATAAATTTAATCAACAcatcatatattaatttctttgactttcaacccactgaaaaaataattttttctttttaaacttaaggaatcttagaattttttttgaaaattcttgtACCATGGACCATGTGATTTCAAGATATGCAGATGGATCAGCTTCCATATATTATAACAGCAAAACCTTTTTAAGATTACTAatttggaaaaaggaaaaacaatctTAAAATATACTCTAATGTGGTGAGTAATAGAAGGTAAGGAGGAATGGGGGACTGATTTTAATGGTTATGTGAGAAGACATTTGGTATACGTAGATCGATAAGGATGTTGATGCTTGATGGAGATTGGAGACAGTAGTGGGAATGTGGGCGTGGACATGGCACATAATGATAAGAGTATATAATGTATATTATCTCCACATCTCAGGGCTTTCTTCAAGTTCATGACTGAAAAGTATGGGCTTTTCCCCACACGACACCTCATTTATTTTGGAACTTTTCTATGCCCATAACAAACCAACCGGTTGACATCAACCCATTTTCCATCTTCCATTCTTGCACATCTCATCTTCAGCTCATCTCCCTCTCTAAACTCCTTTTTTTCTTGCCTTTCCTTTTGtggaaaaccattttttttctctctctctggaATTGGTTGTCTTCTTTACTTTCTTGCTGCTTGTTGGGTTTTGGTAAGAGGGTTTTTTTTCATTGGGCATCTGGCTTGGAGTTGTGCATGAAAGCATGGGGAAGTTGGTGTTGTTGTTTGTTTGAATTCAGTGTTggagttgttgttgttgttgctgctgctgttCTGTAGGTGGGTATTGGGAGATATGGAGGTTGAGTATCAAGAGGTCAGTAGcgtcttctccttcttcttctgtGTTGTGTGGAGTTCTTATAATGAGATTATTTGGCTGATTGGGGTGTGGGTTTTCtgtgtttgtgtgtgttttTGAATGATGCTAGGAGTATATAAGGAACTCCAGAGGAGTCCAGCTCTTTACTTGCAGATGGTTGCCCTTTTCTCCTCCAAAGGCCCTTGTTTTCCTCTGCCATGGTCTCTCTTcctcctctctccctctctctttctctctctctgactctctctctctctgtatgATTACTTTAATCCTATTCACACATTAATGGGTTTTGCAGGGTATGGCATGGAGTGCAGCAGTTTCATGAGAGGTAATAAATGTTCTTAAATGGGCTCTCTTCtaatttttccattttagtTCAACATTCTAATGCCTGCTAGTGCCTAGATCGAGTGGGCTAATCTCTTTAGCCTGTGGTCACCAATGACTCTCTCTGCTGAAACCTCACTCACAAAAATCGTCATTCACAGCAACCCTAGTTTTGGGACCATGGGTTCATTCATTCATCAAGTTTCATTTATGGCAAATCTCCCAATTTCATCCATTTGATTCCCCTGTGGAGATTTTAATAGCTATGACTCATCGAAAGAGAGAGATTTTGCTGCAGAAAATTGTTGGTATGTATTATTATTACACCAGAAAGGGGAAGCTTGATTAACTATTATTCGTCAATATGGTCTAACTGTCCCTCAGCCTGCAATGAATTCCCTAGGGCAACATAATAAATTCGAGCTCCAATGCCCTGCCATTTTGGACATTGATCAGTGGTAAAGGCATCTTTGTTTGGATATTCCTTTGGAATTCAACTCCATTTTTCCTTAGGATTTGAATGTTCAAatccatcctttttttttttggttttttctctaTAGTTTGCCATATTGCTCGCATTATCCGTTATGGTCCTATTCTTGATGGTGCACTtgtaaaaagaatattaataccAACCATAGGCAGCAATTAATTTACGTGAACCATCTAAAGATGCCTTTGTTTTATTCTAAACAGAGGATATCCTTAGTTTTAGTAGCAAAATAAATGCAATTTTGCTTCTCCACATTTGTGGCACAAGGAAATTCGGGTTTTAAGGCTCTTAACTGCCATCACATTTCTTCTTTGTGTACTTTCTTGGCACCACAGTCTGCCCATAACTTCTATCGCACTTTTTCTCACCCCTGCTGTGATATCTTACAAAACCCATAAAGGGCACACCTTTTGCCTTATCTTTCGTTTGGCATAAAGCCTAAATCGCCTCCTGTTGTGATTAGCACCCAACTATTCTTTTTGTTACATAAAGTTAGGGCCTGAAACTAGTTGCATAATTCACATGTCGTTAAAAAATTGCCCATAATTGAGTTGGGTGTATGTTCACTaattgttcttttctttttggtctATTATACAATGAACTGTGGGACAATAGCAGTTTACAAATAGGGTAATCTTTGATTGAATAAGCTATCCTGTCATATCATGCTTcccattttttcaaaagaaaacgACGCCACCATTGAATTATTAAGTCTATTACACTGAGGAAATGCTGGTCAGAGTGGTTGGTTTGGGTTGCTAAACAGTCAATTGATAGGCATGATTAGCAACTGGGCCACACCAAGATGCTTAAGAGTTCTAGTAACATAATAACCGAATCACCAAGTGGGTATGAGGCCTATAGGGTGTATCCTGATTTTAGCCATATATCATATGCCCCACACCGACATTCTTCTGATCTGATGCATGAAAATGAAATGTTTCTAGGATGTGGGACCAGACTAGCAAGTGCTGGATATGCTGTGATTGGAATTGATTATGAAGGACATGGACGGTCCAGAGGTGCTCGATGTTATATCAAGAAGTTTAACAACATTGTCAGTGACTGTAACGACTTCTTCAAATCTGTTTGTGGTAGGTTACTAGTCACTTTTGGCCTGAGCATGCATTTTATTGATGGTAACACAGTCTCTCAAGTTGTTTGCTGATGTATATCAGTGCAGGAAGAGTATAGGGATAAGAACAGGTTCTTGTATGGAGAGTCCATGGGTGGAGCAGTGGCCCTACTACTTCATAAAAAGGACCCCAATTTCTGGAATGGCGCAGTTCTGGTTGCACCCATGTGTAAGGTAAATGCAAGATGATTGTGTGATCAACTCCCAAATTCCACAACATGCTTTCTATTGGTTGGAATTTGgaaaacatctttttttttcccgCTTTGCTACCAAGAAATTGAACCCTGGGTATTCCTAATTAATGTATGAAAATGGTCAGATATCGGAGAAGGTGAAGCCACATCCTGTAGTTGTGAATATATTAACAAAAGTGGAAGAGATAATACCAAAGTGGAAGATAGTGCCCACAAAGGATGTAATAGATTCTGCATTCAAGGACCCTGTTAAGAGAGAAGAGGTGATGATATATATCTGTTTTCCAACTTCTAGTCCCATATATTCCTCTCATGTAAACGTGGGATTCTGAACAGCATTGCTTTCTGTCGTTAATAATGCGCAGATAAGAAACAATAAGTTGATATACCAAGACAAGCCGAGGCTGAAGACAGCGCTGGAAATGCTCAGAACCAGCATG
Above is a genomic segment from Vitis riparia cultivar Riparia Gloire de Montpellier isolate 1030 chromosome 7, EGFV_Vit.rip_1.0, whole genome shotgun sequence containing:
- the LOC117919411 gene encoding caffeoylshikimate esterase-like codes for the protein MEVEYQEEYIRNSRGVQLFTCRWLPFSPPKALVFLCHGYGMECSSFMRGCGTRLASAGYAVIGIDYEGHGRSRGARCYIKKFNNIVSDCNDFFKSVCVQEEYRDKNRFLYGESMGGAVALLLHKKDPNFWNGAVLVAPMCKISEKVKPHPVVVNILTKVEEIIPKWKIVPTKDVIDSAFKDPVKREEIRNNKLIYQDKPRLKTALEMLRTSMSLEDSLHEVTLPFFVLHGEADTVTDPDVSRALYGQASSRDKTMKLYPGMWHGLTSGEPDENIEMVFSDIITWLDKRSTGDSAALTFQPLHYTDPVIKTSTTSTSTEMVNREKLQRTRSPGCYLCGFNGRRTLHHSAM